The following proteins come from a genomic window of Campylobacter concisus:
- the pglE gene encoding UDP-N-acetylbacillosamine transaminase, with protein sequence MDRVFLSPPNMSGKEQEYIKKVFESNYIAPLGEYVNKFEESIKNYTGAKDALALSAGTAALHLALRVLGVKEGDFVLASSFTFMASVSPILYEKATPVFIDSDESWNLSPELLKKAISNLPKKPKALVVTHLYGQASKMKEICEICQNEGIALVEDAAEALGGFYAGKALGTFGVMGAYSFNGNKIITTSGGGMLVGDSEFVEKARFYSTQAREPLLHYEHKEYGYNYRLSNVLGAIGVAQMEVLEKRVEQKRKVFEIYEKELGSILEFMPELANSRGNRWLTTGVFAKKDAHLKVIKALADENIESRPLWKPMHIQPVFKGALSFVDGCSEDLFSRGICLPSGSDMSEETQVRVIKLVKENA encoded by the coding sequence ATGGATAGGGTTTTTTTATCTCCGCCAAACATGAGTGGAAAAGAGCAGGAATATATAAAAAAAGTTTTTGAAAGCAACTATATAGCGCCACTTGGTGAGTATGTAAATAAATTTGAAGAAAGTATAAAAAACTACACTGGAGCAAAAGATGCGCTAGCACTAAGCGCTGGAACGGCGGCGCTTCACCTAGCACTTCGTGTCCTTGGCGTGAAAGAGGGCGACTTTGTACTGGCTTCTAGCTTTACATTTATGGCTTCGGTCTCGCCTATACTTTACGAAAAAGCGACACCAGTCTTTATAGATAGCGATGAGAGCTGGAATTTAAGCCCAGAGCTACTTAAAAAAGCGATATCAAATTTACCTAAAAAGCCAAAGGCGTTAGTCGTTACTCATCTTTACGGCCAAGCTTCAAAGATGAAAGAAATTTGCGAAATTTGCCAAAACGAGGGTATCGCTTTGGTCGAGGACGCAGCTGAGGCACTTGGTGGGTTTTACGCTGGCAAGGCACTTGGAACGTTTGGTGTGATGGGTGCATATAGTTTTAATGGCAACAAGATCATCACCACTTCAGGTGGCGGTATGCTAGTTGGAGATAGCGAATTTGTCGAAAAAGCTAGATTTTACAGCACGCAAGCAAGAGAGCCGCTACTTCACTACGAGCACAAAGAGTATGGCTACAACTACCGTTTAAGCAACGTTCTAGGCGCTATTGGCGTGGCACAGATGGAAGTTTTAGAAAAAAGAGTCGAGCAAAAGAGAAAAGTATTTGAAATTTATGAAAAAGAGCTTGGCAGTATTTTAGAATTTATGCCAGAGCTAGCAAATTCTCGTGGCAACAGATGGCTCACAACTGGCGTTTTTGCTAAAAAAGACGCACATTTAAAGGTGATAAAAGCTCTAGCTGATGAGAATATCGAGAGCCGTCCACTTTGGAAGCCTATGCATATACAGCCTGTATTTAAGGGCGCGCTAAGCTTTGTTGATGGTTGTAGCGAAGATCTATTTTCAAGAGGAATTTGCTTGCCAAGCGGTAGTGATATGAGCGAGGAAACGCAAGTAAGAGTGATCAAACTAGTCAAGGAAAACGCCTAA